From Carya illinoinensis cultivar Pawnee chromosome 5, C.illinoinensisPawnee_v1, whole genome shotgun sequence, one genomic window encodes:
- the LOC122309049 gene encoding transcription factor MYB106-like: MGRSQCCEKEGLKKGPWTPEDDQKLLAYIEEHGHGSWRALPAKAGLQRCGKSCRLRWTNYLRPDIKRGKFSLQEEKTIIRLHALLGNRWSAIATHLPKRTDNEIKNYWNTHLKKRLTKMGIDPMTHKPKMDALGSGSGDSKDAANLSHMAQWENARLEAEARLVRESKLLVSNPIQQQVMISSAPAQNINKTLTQPALPPCLDVLKAWQLMQGLWSKSTGAGIFPVAGDHDLESPTFTLSFSVNEFPIQSTVALTENQVAAALDFAANSSVTCGVGIIKAACQMPEELKETWDNTMSLQEMTYTTESAWFADSFRAMSENKPPSNIVEAGFTDILAYNGDDKNSLLAGDNIMENGDKTCSGNFEENNNHYWNSILNLVNNPSSSTDSPLF; the protein is encoded by the exons ATGGGCAGGTCTCAATGCTGCGAGAAGGAGGGGCTGAAGAAAGGGCCCTGGACCCCTGAGGATGACCAGAAGCTTTTGGCTTACATCGAAGAACACGGCCATGGAAGCTGGCGAGCTTTGCCCGCAAAGGCTG GGCTTCAGAGATGTGGGAAGAGCTGTAGGCTGAGATGGACCAATTATCTCAGACCTGATATCAAAAGAGGAAAGTTCAGCTTACAGGAAGAAAAGACCATCATTCGGCTTCATGCTCTTCTTGGGAACAG ATGGTCCGCAATTGCAACTCACTTGCCCAAGAGAACCGACAACGAGATTAAGAACTACTGGAACACACATCTTAAGAAAAGACTAACTAAAATGGGCATCGATCCCATGACCCACAAGCCCAAAATGGATGCCCTCGGCTCAGGAAGTGGGGACTCCAAAGACGCAGCAAATTTAAGCCACATGGCTCAGTGGGAGAACGCACGGCTCGAAGCCGAGGCCAGACTGGTAAGGGAGTCGAAGCTGCTTGTGTCCAACCCTATTCAACAGCAGGTCATGATCTCCTCTGCTCCTGCTCAGAACATCAACAAAACCCTCACTCAACCCGCACTGCCGCCATGCCTTGACGTGCTCAAAGCATGGCAACTCATGCAAGGGTTATGGTCAAAGTCGACCGGAGCCGGCATATTCCCAGTCGCTGGAGATCACGACCTCGAATCTCCGACATTCACGTTGAGCTTCTCGGTTAACGAATTCCCCATCCAAAGTACTGTTGCACTCACGGAAAACCAAGTGGCCGCAGCACTTGATTTCGCCGCCAATAGCTCGGTTACATGCGGGGTTGGGATTATCAAAGCAGCCTGTCAAATGCCAGAAGAACTCAAAGAAACATGGGATAACACAATGTCATTGCAGGAAATGACGTATACCACGGAAAGTGCATGGTTTGCGGATTCCTTTAGGGCTATGAGTGAAAACAAGCCTCCCTCAAATATCGTGGAAGCTGGTTTCACTGATATCTTGGCCTACAACGGTGACGACAAGAACTCATTGTTGGCCGGAGACAACATTATGGAAAATGGAGATAAAACCTGCAGCGGAAACTTTGAGGAGAATAATAATCATTACTGGAACAGCATACTCAATCTAGTGAATAATCCTTCGTCGTCGACTGATTCTCCtttgttttga